A single window of Lutzomyia longipalpis isolate SR_M1_2022 chromosome 1, ASM2433408v1 DNA harbors:
- the LOC129787183 gene encoding spindle and kinetochore-associated protein 1-like, with the protein MDFGKQLKTLFEKIENIKIHYSICISKGDHTQDCKTLQETLKNVQEQLQECQQHLNEWPELKAKIQQEEENIRRYKQFMLRALELIEELPKDQPAQPTAPGMVTPTSVLRERNFETPGSYQIRRLPSSVSKTPSSVMRSGMRAKSPFVTRSSINPQEFDFCLAPRHFDSIPKYMRGRDTKEDLQNFLDGVIGPCFCEKYSMMCRDRNSIPIRERNLFDLFYEQEKDFPNRKFITQGDISRYLGSMLDKRTSSRIQMLRHIKILQDVRKKSSIYYIWLPVLNTE; encoded by the coding sequence ATGGACTTCGGGAAGCAACTGAAGACTCTCTTTGAGAAGATTGAGAACATCAAGATTCACTACAGCATCTGCATAAGTAAGGGAGATCACACGCAGGATTGCAAGACGCTCCAGGAAACGCTGAAGAATGTCCAAGAACAGCTCCAGGAATGCCAACAGCACCTCAATGAGTGGCCAGAATTGAAGGCAAAGATACAGCAGGAAGAGGAGAATATCCGACGCTACAAGCAATTTATGCTGAGGGCTTTGGAGCTAATTGAGGAACTTCCAAAAGATCAACCAGCTCAACCCACAGCTCCGGGCATGGTAACTCCTACGTCAGTGCTACGGGAGAGGAACTTCGAAACTCCCGGATCGTATCAAATTCGCCGGCTGCCATCGAGTGTTTCTAAAACTCCCTCATCTGTTATGCGTTCCGGAATGAGAGCAAAATCTCCCTTTGTCACACGATCCTCCATAAATCCACAAGAATTTGACTTCTGTCTCGCCCCTAGGCACTTTGATTCCATCCCAAAATACATGCGGGGCCGGGATACAAAGGAGGATCTTCAGAATTTCCTGGATGGCGTCATAGGTCCATGCTTCTGCGAAAAGTACTCAATGATGTGCAGAGATCGCAACAGCATCCCAATACGTGAGAGAAATCTCTTTGATCTCTTCTACGAGCAGGAAAAGGATTTCCCCAATAGGAAGTTCATCACACAGGGTGACATCTCACGCTACCTGGGTTCAATGCTCGATAAGCGTACCAGCAGTCGCATTCAGATGCTGAGACACATCAAAATCCTCCAGGATGTCCGGAAGAAGAGCAGCATCTACTACATTTGGCTACCAGTCCTCAACACGGAATGA
- the LOC129787199 gene encoding zinc finger protein 567-like: MSVQEIQKDSCCRLCVKDIPQKSEIYPEVLKNLNTIFNLEICDEDSWPKGICAYCREKSEECINFFRKIKEGEEKLLEIFGEKFQDVKKEVIYTEELPIEIKQEVFEDEPEIPNNDNVVCSMGEELINPTTKEATEASRKAVKSERSSRREKTHPKRSWTRREHKEEAKKMTIAMVRDELVRNCLGFKCDICSHDAKSYRRLRNHFLISHGVKGYMICCFKKFTSLGRLASHLKLHADPEAFKCSKCSRILSNLKAMRRHMRTCSKDPKTFSYICEVCSQAFPSSRALYVHRRKHAPDEEKLHRCTECSRRFLTPSELKYHRIRLHEKAKSSICDICGKGFGTKSDVEWHVKTTHLKKIPKVSCDRCGNSYSKKNIYHHLKRCQMDPVTCGQCGKELSNEPALKRHIKNIHEDTEKKTYPCGLCEKSFLRKSQLVDHSAKHSNIPPYQCSYCDMKFYACSTKQAHQRAQHPIENAAAKIKKPSATTTDSLGK; the protein is encoded by the exons ATGAGTGTCCAGGAAATCCAGAAGGATTCCTGTTGCAGATTGTGCGTGAAGGATATTCCACAAAAATCTGAGATTTATCCAGAAGTTCTCAAGAATCTCAACACAATCTTTAATCTCGag ATCTGCGATGAGGATTCCTGGCCAAAGGGAATCTGTGCCTACTGTAGAGAAAAATCCGAGGAATGCATCAACTTCTTCCGGAAGATAAAGGAAGGAGAGGAGAAActtcttgaaatatttggaGAAAAGTTTCAGGATGTCAAGAAGGAAGTCATCTACACGGAGGAACTTCCGATTGAGATAAAACAGGAAGTTTTCGAAGATGAGCCTGAAATACCAAATAATGACAATGTGGTCTGTTCTATGGgagaagaattaataaatccTACAACCAAAGAAGCTACCGAAGCATCAAGAAAGGCTGTGAAATCAGAGAGATCTTCCCGGAGGGAAAAAACTCATCCGAAGAGATCCTGGACGAGAAGAGAACACAAAGAGGAAGCAAAAA AGATGACAATAGCAATGGTGCGAGATGAGCTGGTCAGGAATTGCTTGGGCTTCAAATGCGACATTTGCTCACACGACGCCAAGAGCTACCGCAGACTGAGGAATCATTTTCTAATCAGCCACGGTGTTAAGGGCTACATGATTTGCTGCTTTAAGAAATTCACATCCCTCGGTCGCCTGGCGAGTCATCTAAAGCTCCACGCTGATCCGGAAGCCTTCAAATGCTCAAAATGCTCAAGAATCCTGAGCAATCTCAAAGCAATGCGCCGGCACATGAGAACCTGCTCAAAGGATCCCAAAACATTTTCCTACATCTGTGAAGTATGCTCTCAGGCATTCCCCAGCTCTAGGGCACTCTACGTGCATCGTCGGAAGCACGCTCCTGATGAAGAGAAGCTCCACAGATGCACGGAATGTTCAAGGAGATTCCTAACGCCGTCTGAGCTGAAGTATCATCGTATTCGGTTGCATGAGAAGGCCAAGAGCAGCATCTGTGATATCTGCGGAAAGGGCTTCGGCACCAAATCCGACGTTGAGTGGCACGTAAAGACAACCCATctcaaaaaaatccccaaagtCAGTTGTGATCGTTGTGGGAATTCCTACTCAAAGAAGAACATCTACCATCACCTAAAACGGTGCCAGATGGATCCCGTCACGTGTGGGCAGTGTGGGAAGGAACTGAGCAACGAACCAGCCCTAAAGAGGCACATCAAGAACATCCATGAGGACACAGAGAAGAAAACTTATCCCTGTGGGCTTTGTGAGAAATCCTTCCTGAGAAAAAGCCAACTTGTTGATCATTCAGCAAAACATTCCAACATCCCACCGTATCAGTGCTCCTACTGCGACATGAAGTTCTATGCATGTTCTACGAAACAAGCTCATCAGAGAGCTCAACATCCGATTGAGAATGCAGCTGCTAAGATAAAGAAACCAAGCGCAACAACTACGGATTCTCTAGGCAAATGA
- the LOC129787197 gene encoding fatty-acid amide hydrolase 2-like: MNIFLRFCILWMKFTGILVYPFLVIYGAIFTPKKSLPSFANSDLLTIPVTDLAGKIRRGEVKSEAVVKAYINRLEAVNPLINAIVENGFDRAVEMAKIADKRCSEMDEAVLAEKYPLLGVPVTIKECLKAAGFPLTMGNFWRKDFRSEENSEAVQVILNAGAIPLLVSNAPEFCYSWETNNFITGRTLNPYDQRRTPGGSSGGEGALLGAGASLFGIAADTAGSIRCPAMYNGVFGHKPTPGVIPLEGTLPDLSKTSGNEYTSVGPMCRYAKDLPLLMKIMAGSKAIHLKLDDPVPIEQIKIFYKKAVGSSFFTIPPTRDFSRTFDEVIQHFSDFGMKPMPLDVDMSDAPEYVIAGSAGLRDIPNLMEDPTGIQKTPYLIWEMLKAPFGCSRFTFASMYLMFLVRMATSFIFRRNNPKYLKKFEQLRTDLVSKLSTNGVFIFPVTPKPALRHHEYYTMWYGMSYTFLINMLGFPATSIPIAFTADGLPVGIQVVAGPYQDRLCFSVAHHLERAFGGWKPPK, translated from the exons atgaatattttcctgCGATTCTGCATCCTGTGGATGAAGTTCACGGGAATCCTCGTCTACCCTTTCCTCGTGATTTATGGAGCAATTTTCActccaaaaaaatctctacCATCATTTGCAAATAGTGATCTTCTCACAATTCCTGTGACTGATCTTGCGGGGAAAATTCGACGTGGCGAA GTGAAATCCGAAGCAGTGGTTAAAGCCTACATCAATCGACTTGAGGCCGTTAATCCCCTAATCAATGCAATTGTGGAAAATGGATTTGATCGTGCCGTGGAAATGGCCAAGATCGCGGACAAGAGATGTTCAGAAATGGATGAAGCAGTCTTAGCTGAGAAGTACCCACTCCTGGGAGTTCCAGTAACCATCAAAGAATGCCTCAAAGCAGCTG GTTTTCCTCTGacaatgggaaatttttggagGAAAGATTTTCGATCTGAAGAGAACAGTGAAGCAGTTCAGGTGATCCTCAATGCAGGAGCAATCCCACTCTTGGTTTCGAATGCTCCTGAATTTTGCTACAGTTGGGAAACTAATAATTTCATAACTGGACGCACGCTGAATCCTTACGATCAGCGAAGGACTCCTGGGGGATCTTCAGGCGGAGAA GGAGCTCTTTTAGGAGCAGGAGCCTCACTATTTGGTATTGCAGCCGACACAGCTGGCTCCATACGCTGCCCAGCCATGTACAACGGAGTATTCGGACACAAACCAACACCAGGAGTGATCCCTCTCGAAGGAACACTTCCAGATTTAAGCAAAACCAGTGGGAATGAATATACATCAGTCGGCCCTATGTGCCGATATGCAAAGGATCTTCCGCTGCTGATGAAAATCATGGCAGGATCGAAAGCTATTCACCTGAAGTTAGACGATCCGGTGCCTATTGAACAGATAAAGATATTCTACAAGAAGGCCGTGGGGAGCTCATTCTTCACAATACCTCCCACGAGGGACTTTAGTCGAACTTTTGATGAAGTAATCCAACATTTTAGTGATTTTGGGATGAAACCAATGCCT ctcGATGTGGACATGAGTGATGCTCCTGAGTATGTAATAGCCGGGAGTGCCGGTCTCAGGGATATTCCCAACTTAATGGAAGATCCCACGGGAATCCAGAAAACTCCCTACTTAATCTGGGAGATGCTTAAAGCACCTTTTGGTTGTTCGAGGTTTACATTTGCCTCAATGTACTTGATGTTTCTCGTAAGAATGGCCACGAGCTTCATCTTTAGGCGCAACAATCcgaaatatttgaagaaattcgAACAACTAAGAACTGATTTGGTCAGCAAGTTAAGCACCAATGGAGTCTTCATCTTTCCCGTCACACCGAAACCCGCATTGAGGCATCATGAGTACTACACCATGTGGTATGGAATGTCCTACACATTCCTCATAAATATGCTAGGGTTCCCAGCAACGAGCATCCCTATTGCCTTTACAGCTGATGGACTTCCGGTTGGGATTCAGGTGGTAGCAGGACCGTACCAAGATCGCCTCTGCTTCTCTGTTGCGCATCATTTAGAGCGAGCTTTTGGTGGATGGAAACCACCGAAGTGA